Genomic DNA from Tistrella bauzanensis:
ATCCGGTCGACCACCTTGGTCAGCGTCGAGGCGTCGACAAGAACAGCCCTGGCGAGTTCAGACATGCTCAGTCCTTCGCCTGTATTGCCGAAGGCCAGGGTCTGAAGCACCCGAAGCTGATCCACAGGCAGCTTCAGCGGGCGCAGGTTTTCTTCCAGGTCGCGCTCAAGCTGCCGGTTCAGACTGGCTAAAAGAAATCCGATATTTGTTTGAAGCGTGTCGCCGGACATCATCATTTCCTCATCGCTTCCCGGCGGAGCCGAAAGAGTGCACAGTCATAACAGAACAACGGGCATGTCAGAACAACGGGCATTCCGGGACGGGGCGGATCAGGAGATGTCCACAGCCACCGGTAGCCTGCGTGGGTTTCGATACCAAAAAACCGGCGGCCCGTCAGCAATCTCCGCTGTCGAGCGGCTGCGGCAAAAGGCGCGTCCTTTGTCTGCCGTGGGGTTCCGGGCGACATCAGAAGCGGGCAATGATCGCGAAGGACATGCCATCGGCTTCAGCGATATAGACCGGCAGGCGCCGTGCCAGATTGCTCATGCTGGTGTCGAAGCGCGCCGAACGATACGCCACCTGGTTCATCGGCAGGTGCAGAAGGCGTTGCGGATCGGTCGTGTTGCCCATCTGAAGCAGACCAAGCGAAAAGCTGATGCCTTCATAACACGACTGGCCATAGAAATTCGGAATCGGGGCATAGCTCCCGAAGGATGACCAATAGCGTTCCATGAAGGCCGTATTGGGTCGCGTGCGGGATGCGGCGAAATAACAGGCGCCTGCATAAAGTCCCTCCATGGCAGCGGGGGTGAGACTGGTCAGAACGGTTTCGTCTGTGGCGATGGCGCATCGCGGGATCAGCGCGGCAAGCCCGGCGTCGCCATACGCCCGATAAAACGGAATACCCTGATCACCGACCAGGAAACACAGCACCACATCCGGCTTTGTCTTCCGGATGTCTTCGATGGCGCGTTGATCCCAGATGTTGGCGGCGTTCAGCGGGCGTGCCAGCATACCGACCACATGACCACCCGTTGTCGAGATCATCCGGCCGGCCATCGGCATGCTCCGCCGAGGCCAGCGATAGTCGCTGCCGATCAGGAAGAAGCGCCGGGCGTGGAAGCGCTGTTCGATCCAGGCGAGCATGGGCGGGATCAGATGATCATCTGTGGAACTGACCGCGATCGTCGGCTCGGGCTCGTCCCTCTCATAGTTCGGCGTATAGATGAACGGCACGCGCCCGGCCACGGCAAATGATATCGCGCGCCGCGCGTTGGAGGCGACCATCGCCACAATTGCCGATACACCGTCGACATCGATGAGATCACGCGCAAGTCGCGCGGCCGATGCCGGCTCCCAGCCGGCATCACGGACGACCAGATCAATTTCGGCGCCGCGAATACCGCCGGCTGCATTGGCCTCGGCGGCGCCGAGAATTGCACTGTTTATACAGGATGGGGCCCAGACGCCGGTTGGACCGCTCTGAGAGATCAGCAGGCCGATCTTGATCTTGGTCATCAGCGTTGCCCCCCATTTGTCCAGACAGGATAGGAATGACGCGAATCCTCATCAAGAGACATCGGTCTGCGACGCACCGGGCCGGGTGGCGCTGCGGTGAGGGCGGGATCGGCGAGGCCGCCAGCACGTCCGGCGATCGGTACGAGTAGAAATATATTTCCTTTGCAATAATGTCATCTGACAATTATGAATATGACAGTACCTGATGGGAGCGGGGCTTCCGCGACGTGTGGGATGAGCGCGTCCGGGCACCAGCCATGGTGAATGCCCCCAGGCAGGTATGACTCACCGACATGCATGGCAGGAGGCGGAACGATGCATATCGAACCGGGCATTGTTGATGGTGCGAAGATCATTCTGAGTTACGGGACGGCGGCGGGAGCCGGACTGATGATCTTGAAAGTTGGGCGTGACGACATCTTCAGGCGTGGCGCGATGTCGTTGGCCGTACGCAGCGGTCTTGCTGCCACCATTGTTCTGGGATTGTTTCAGGTACTGCCGCATCCGCCAGTGGGTGTGTCGGAGGTGCATCTGATTCTTGGATCGACCTTGTTCCTGCTCTTCGGCGCGGCGCCGGCGGCAATCGGTCTGGCGCTGGGTCTGCTGGTCCAGGGTCTGGTCTTTGCCCCATTCGATCTGCCGCAATACGGCATGAACGTCACGACGCTTCTTGTGCCGCTGTTTGCGCTGTCTTACGTCGCCGACCGGCTGATTGCGCCTCAGACACCCTATGTCGACCTTGGCTATCGTCAGGTGCTTGCCTTGTCGGTGACCTATCAGGCCGG
This window encodes:
- a CDS encoding MarR family winged helix-turn-helix transcriptional regulator → MSGDTLQTNIGFLLASLNRQLERDLEENLRPLKLPVDQLRVLQTLAFGNTGEGLSMSELARAVLVDASTLTKVVDRMISDSLVYRAADPADRRRVKVLLTHKGASLLNTLRPLLHQQEQDLQKTFEVLMDARNPKDFAELLGHLYKRVADPQ
- a CDS encoding substrate-binding domain-containing protein, which translates into the protein MTKIKIGLLISQSGPTGVWAPSCINSAILGAAEANAAGGIRGAEIDLVVRDAGWEPASAARLARDLIDVDGVSAIVAMVASNARRAISFAVAGRVPFIYTPNYERDEPEPTIAVSSTDDHLIPPMLAWIEQRFHARRFFLIGSDYRWPRRSMPMAGRMISTTGGHVVGMLARPLNAANIWDQRAIEDIRKTKPDVVLCFLVGDQGIPFYRAYGDAGLAALIPRCAIATDETVLTSLTPAAMEGLYAGACYFAASRTRPNTAFMERYWSSFGSYAPIPNFYGQSCYEGISFSLGLLQMGNTTDPQRLLHLPMNQVAYRSARFDTSMSNLARRLPVYIAEADGMSFAIIARF
- a CDS encoding energy-coupling factor ABC transporter permease, giving the protein MHIEPGIVDGAKIILSYGTAAGAGLMILKVGRDDIFRRGAMSLAVRSGLAATIVLGLFQVLPHPPVGVSEVHLILGSTLFLLFGAAPAAIGLALGLLVQGLVFAPFDLPQYGMNVTTLLVPLFALSYVADRLIAPQTPYVDLGYRQVLALSVTYQAGIVAWVAFWVLYGQGVTMATLQSVSAFGAAYLAVILAEPLIDLGVLAVAKSMRGSLVLERRLHASA